From a single Lolium rigidum isolate FL_2022 chromosome 7, APGP_CSIRO_Lrig_0.1, whole genome shotgun sequence genomic region:
- the LOC124670007 gene encoding snakin-2-like, with product MALGKVAVAALAVSLLLLSTIKAADYPPAAAPSLGPPPHKIVDPIKDCGDACDIRCSANSRKNMCSRACLKCCSVCRCVPAGTAGNKETCGKCYTDWTTHGNRTKCP from the exons ATGGCGCTCGGCAAGGTCGCGGTGGCCGCCTTGGCGGTGTCTCTCCTCCTGCTCAGCACCATCAAG GCTGCCGACTACCCTCCCGCGGCCGCTCCTTCTctcgggccccctccccacaagatcGTCGACCCCATCAAAG ACTGCGGCGACGCGTGCGACATCAGGTGCAGCGCCAACTCGCGCAAGAACATGTGCAGCCGGGCCTGCCTCAAGTGCTGCAGCGTCTGCCGCTGCGTGCCGGCGGGCACCGCCGGCAACAAGGAGACCTGCGGCAAGTGCTACACCGACTGGACCACGCACGGCAACAGGACCAAGTGCCCGTGA